From Camelina sativa cultivar DH55 chromosome 7, Cs, whole genome shotgun sequence, one genomic window encodes:
- the LOC104702550 gene encoding DIS3-like exonuclease 2, which translates to MKSDSTEQSVERIENGHIKKKRNRPSKHIRRSKLTSVPVEDTHVESSDGRDSSRGKAKDSSSSSKQQQSDTSNGLGVMRASNVAFNSVPPLYFEGRAETSYPGRCASPLLPSPEVSKQLLSKSCPDPRACDQSPRMDGDLFQQIKGSSQRKIFSSHWSLDAVNKALEKGEAFKALFRVNAHNRNEAYCKIDGVPTDILINGNVGQNRAVEGDIVVIRLDPLSLWPKMKGFVTESVAKSEVTDSPPEKDNINARQKKSVDVVEGFEDGLSIDGSPVIGQGGKNCVSRSCTPLLDSCLGSSGEKKGNGSAVEKLCGVLSSFPHKRPTGQVVAVVEKSLVRDSIVGLLDIKGWSHYKGGDAKRCKSPSSLSDDEYVQLMPADPRFPKLIVPFHALPGSIGERLENIDPTLEAELVAAQIVDWGEGSPFPVAQITHLFGRGSELEPQIKAILYQNLVCDSDFSPGSLTGLPRVPWEVPEEEVQRRKDLRDLCVLTIDPSTATDLDDALSAQSLPGGFFRVGVHIADVSYFVLPETALDIEAQFRSTSVYMLQRKISMLPPLLSENVGSLNPGADRLAFSIFWDLNREGDVIDRWIGRTVIRSCCKLSYDHAQDIIDGKTDVPEYAWPSLHGSFEWSDVVRSVKQLSEISTTLRQKRFRNGALQLENSKPVFLFDEHGVPYDFVTCSRKGSNFLVEEFMLLANMTAAEVISRAYPDSALLRRHPEPNTRKLKEFEGFCSKHGMDLDISSSGQLHESLEKITGNLKDDSVFVDILNNYAIKPMQLASYFCSGNMKDSVAEWGHYALAVPLYTHFTSPLRRYPDIVVHRAIAAALEAEELYSKQKQTSIDEVRSCFTGIHFNKDAAESMEGKEALSVAALKHGVPSTEILSDVAAYCNDRKLASRKVRDACDKLYTWFVLKKKEVFPCEARVMNLGSRFMTVYISKLGIERRIYYDQIEGLCADWLEATSTLILDKLYFKRGGRGYFKPLEEVAYVVSPSDLCAAKCSALSVHDTESSEAVTKGEVAPAVFPLTVQLFSTIPVVLHAVGGDDGPLDIGARLYMSSYYL; encoded by the exons ATGAAGAGTGATTCGACGGAACAATCAGTTGAAAGAATCGAAAACGGtcacatcaagaagaagaggaacaggCCAAGCAAACATATTCGTCGATCTAAGCTCACCTCAG TACCTGTAGAAGATACACATGTAGAGTCGTCAGATGGTAGAGATAGTAGTAGGGGTAAAGCAAAAGATTCTAGTTCTTCATCCAAGCAACAGCAATCGGATACTTCCAATGGACTTGGAGTCATGCGAGCGTCTAATGTTGCTTTCAATTCTGTGCCGCCTTTGTATTTTGAGGGGCGAGCAGAAACTAGTTATCCCGGGAGATGCGCAAGTCCGTTGCTTCCTTCTCCTGAAGTTAGTAAACAGTTGTTATCGAAGTCGTGCCCTGATCCTAGGGCTTGTGACCAGTCTCCTAGGATGGATGGTGACTTGTTTCAGCAGATTAAAGGTTCCTCACAGCGAAAGATTTTCTCTTCACACTGGTCTCTCGATGCTGTTAACAAAGCTTTAGAG AAGGGGGAAGCTTTTAAAGCACTATTTCGGGTGAATGCTCATAACCGCAATGAG gCTTACTGTAAGATCGATGGAGTCCCTACAGATATTCTAATCAATGGAAATGTTGGCCAAAATAGAGCA GTGGAAGGAGATATTGTTGTTATTAGATTGGATCCGCTCTCACTGTGGCCCAAGATGAAAGGATTTGTTACTGAAAGTGTTGCTAAGTCTGAAGTAACGGACAGTCCCCCAGAGAAAGATAACATAAATGCTCGACAAAAGAAATCTGTTGATGTGGTGGAAGGTTTTGAAGATGGGTTATCAATAGACGGATCGCCAGTTATTGGACAAGGAGGTAAGAACTGTGTTAGTCGCAGTTGTACACCATTACTGGATTCATGTTTGGGTTCTTCTGGTGAGAAGAAAGGCAATGGCAGTGCAGTTGAGAAATTATGCGGCGTCCTTAGTTCATTCCCCCACAAACGACCAACTGGACaagttgttgctgttgttgaaaAATCACTTGTAAGGGATTCTATCGTGGGCTTGCTTGATATCAAGGGATGGAGTCATTACAAGGGAGGCGATGCAAAAAGGTGCAAGTCTCCTTCGTCTCTTTCTGATGATGAATACGTACAACTGATGCCTGCAGACCCTAGGTTTCCTAAATTGATTGTTCCCTTCCATGCCTTACCTGGAAGCATTGGAGAAAGACTCGAGAATATTGATCCAACTCTCGAGGCAGAGCTGGTAGCTGCCCAAATTGTGGATTGGGGCGAAGGCAGTCCATTTCCCGTAGCCCAAATTACACATCTCTTTGGCCGAGGCAGTGAATTAGAGCCTCAGATCAAGGCAATATTGTATCAGAACTTGGTTTGCGATTCTGACTTTTCTCCTGGCTCGCTTACTGGTCTTCCACGTGTCCCTTGGGAAGTACCAGAAGAAGAGGTTCAACGTAGAAAAGATCTGAGAGACCTGTGTGTATTAACCATCGACCCCTCGACGGCTACAGATCTTGATGATGCTCTATCAGCGCAAAGTTTACCCGGCGGGTTTTTTAGAGTCGGTGTTCACATTGCTGATGTCTCCTACTTTGTTTTACCAGAGACTGCTCTTGACATAGAAGCTCAGTTTAGGTCGACAAGTGTTTATATGCTGCAGAGAAAAATATCAATGTTGCCTCCATTACTGTCAGAGAACGTAGGTTCACTTAATCCAGGAGCTGATAGGCTTGCATTTTCTATCTTCTGGGATTTGAATAGAGAAGGGGATGTGATAGATCGCTGGATTGGTCGTACAGTTATACGGTCGTGCTGCAAGCTTTCATATGATCATGCTCAAGATATTATAGATGGAAAAACTGATGTTCCAGAATATGCCTGGCCTTCGTTGCATGGATCTTTCGAATGGAGTGATGTAGTTCGATCTGTCAAACAGCTTAGTGAGATTTCCACCACTTTAAGGCAAAAAAGATTTAGAAACGGGGCATTGCAGCTGGAGAATTCGAAGCCTGTTTTCCTATTTGATGAACACGGAGTTCCGTATGATTTTGTGACATGTTCGAGAAAGGGTTCAAATTTTCTTGTGGAGGAGTTTATGCTATTAGCAAATATGACAGCAGCTGAGGTTATTTCTCGAGCTTACCCGGATAGTGCACTGCTCCGGAGGCATCCAGAACCAAATACACGCAAGCTCAAAGAATTTGAAGGATTTTGTTCAAAGCATGGTATGGATTTGGACATATCTTCTTCTGGCCAACTCCATGAGTCATTGGAGAAAATTACGGGAAACCTCAAAGATGACTCAGTTTTTGTAGATATTCTCAACAATTATGCTATAAAACCTATGCAGTTAGCGTCTTACTTCTGCTCTGGGAATATGAAGGACAGTGTTGCTGAGTGGGGACACTATGCACTAGCTGTTCCTCTCTATACTCACTTCACATCTCCTCTTCGACGGTACCCGGACATAGTCGTTCACCGTGCGATTGCTGCTGCACTTGAGGCTGAGGAGTTGTACTCAAAGCagaaacaaacatcaattgATGAAGTGAGAAGCTGTTTCACCGGCATTCACTTCAATAAAGATGCTGCTGAATCTATGGAGGGCAAGGAAGCATTATCGGTGGCTGCTTTGAAACATGGTGTTCCCTCCACTGAAATACTCTCTGATGTCGCTGCTTATTGCAATGACAGGAAGCTGGCTTCTCGAAAAGTCAGAGATGCATGTGATAAGCTCTACACTTGGTTTGTGCTGAAGAAAAAAGAG GTTTTTCCGTGCGAAGCTAGAGTAATGAACTTGGGATCAAGATTTATGACTGTTTACATTAGCAAGCTCGGG ATTGAACGAAGAATATACTATGACCAAATCGAAGGCTTGTGTGCAGACTGGCTAGAGGCAACGTCTACGTTAATCCTTGATAAACTCTATTTcaagagaggaggaagaggctACTTCAAGCCCTTGGAGGAAGTTGCATATGTGGTGAGTCCTAGTGACCTATGTGCTGCAAAATGCAGTGCATTGTCTGTCCATGACACCGAGTCATCAGAGGCTGTGACAAAAGGCGAAGTAGCCCCTGCGGTTTTTCCGTTGACTGTTCAGCTTTTCTCAACCATTCCGGTGGTTCTTCACGCTGTTGGTGGAGATGACGGTCCGCTCGATATAGGAGCGAGACTCTACATGAGTTCATATTATTTATGA